The following DNA comes from Bombus pascuorum chromosome 3, iyBomPasc1.1, whole genome shotgun sequence.
taattgcaaaataaaatgctTCTAGACGGAAgacagagagaagaagaaaaagaagaagtcaaaggataaagaaaaagataaagaaaaaatagataaggcagaaaagaaaaaaaaacgttcGCTACATCGTTCAAGAGATGAAAACAGAGAACGCGATGAACTTGAGGAATTTCTCAATGGTTCTGTAACTAGAATTGGTGTTGATGTTGCCTATGAAGCGATATAGTGTTTTTTATGTAACATTTAATCTACCCTTTAATTAGTAACGCTGCCTTCTAATAACGCGCATAAAACATCATGTAATGTTGaattatcgatataaattttatatttacatatatctttCAAGCAAATAATGTATGATGTAAAGATTTTGTTACTGTTctttatatgataaaataacgttatagattgtaacaaaatatttctaatgaaCCTTTTATAGTTTTGAACGTTCGATAAATTAGCATTCTGCGAATGTCTAACACGCACGAatgtatttttgtacatttaaatgcaacatatcgaaattatttattttaatatattacatttttatcaacgatatatttttcaatgttatgttggaaaataatttgagTGCAATATGTTAACTCTtctttaaaatgaaaagaattgcATTCAATTAATGTTGTAATTGTACCATTACCACTATTTTTTAACATCATATATCATAGCGCAATATGTCATCGATGCAGCTTCATGTtaataaatgtacataaataaacaaaaaattgtcATATGATTTTATAACTTACATTTTACTTGAGATATGTCTAAACGTGCTGtactaaaatttcaattaaaatttaaatttgccaCTAAACACAAGCGCCATCTTTCAAACTTCAAACATCTGTTAAATTCCATCTGCTTGGAAATTGTAATGGAACATGTGTGAATTTGCCGGAGACTGTCTATAACATGATACTAAGGTCATGCCgacaattctattttatattacattatatgtgTAATTAAGCAACATTGTATACAAATCAGTGAAACAAAAGATCCAGAAAAATGTCATTTTATTTACGTcctatttcaaataaatttacatcttTTGTTAATGTACGAAAACAAGTAACTGATATCAACTATcagttattaaataatattaaacccTCTGTGTTTTTGGATGAAGTAAGTTATaattatactaataattttCGTACAATAATTGTCAatcgtttatatttatgtGACATTTTTAATTGTCATCATATAAGACCTCCGTTTCAAGAACTCGTATTATTGCGTAGAATAAGTTAACCTCAATATACTTATGTAATAATCattttatcataataatttattgatgTTTTATCGTTCTCACAAAGGCGTTATTAATTAggtcatttaatatttttcgtcttttttctattgtttCGATATgttagtattacctaatttttgagattttggaaaatattaattgatagAATTGTTAAAATGAATAGACATTGTattgaattttgttaatatatacTAACACAATATGGAAATTTATGTTCTTCTTACTAAAAACTGTAACAACTTGTAAGTGACAAAAGCTATGTATTATTAAGTGGTTGTTTATTTCCGTATATCTCTCTTTTGTGTGTtacttaatttataattttaatataatttttattcaaatatttttaaaagcaaaattttgataaaagataGATATTCAATAACTGACTCTTAATTATAGTTTTTAGATACGCAAGGAAGCTCAATAATAAATGACAGAGAGAAACATTTGAATTCAACAGTTCATTCGTTAAGTCAAAATGAACCAGCTGTTTTTAATGCTAATATTGAGAGttataaaaacaagaaatataattggACTAAACAgcgaattattaaattacacaaacaaaaacaaatgaatacTCAAATGAAAAGTGTTATCAATTTAGATTTAGACCTGATATTATTAAAGAACAACACACAATGGGAAAAATCGttcttaaatttaagaaataaaagttttcaTTTACCATATACAAAGATGGTAATGACTAAGAGGATATCTGATAATCTCTTACTTAGCTCTCAAAAGGATGGAATGCTTTATACAGCAACTGCTCCTAATGTGCATAGCACAAATGAGATGCAAGCTTCTGAAGATCGTAATCCAATTGAatcaaatttacaaaatgtgtTTGATATTCTTCGTAAGGATGTATGTTTCTCTTTCGTGCAAAGAAATTGTTCTGAATTACATAAAActtgatgaaattttataaatattaatatctatttctTTCAGTTGCCGCTTCTATTTGTTAAACAATTGGATTATGGAATCTATACAAAGGATATAGTTTTTGTCAACAATATTAGAGGAACAACAAGTGTGTAAGtgcataatgtaaaatatttttattattaatgttctcaaaacaaataatacatatatttaaaaatgttttacagtGGTATCCAGGATTATTTTAAGCAAGTAgcgtttttaaaaataataggcCATTTAAAGTATGCTTTTGTTAAGTTCGAGGTTTTAAAAATGACTATGCATCCTGAGGATAACAGTATTAAAGTTCGTTGGCGTATAGTAGGTATGTCTGGTACACGTGTATTTCTTacattttggaaaattaaagtCTGGAATTCAAAAGAGCAAACAGAGAATACACCAGCGTAAGtcatttttgtaattcttcTATAATTGTCTTTTATAATCctgtttaaatttatatttatctatatttatatcatttatatttttaccaaCAGGTGGTATGATGGTTTTTCGACTTTTTATGTTAACAATGATGGGAAGGTATTCAAGCACGTCGTCGATAAAACGATGCCTGATCAAAATGTAACAGAAAAATTGAAGTCACCCATTGACGCAAAACTTGCATTATTTGTTGCTTTATCAGGTTTAGATACACATTTTACTCAATTTTGTTTAAGAAGATATACTAAACtgcttcgaataaaataaaatagttattacaattttttaaattattacagcatgtaaaagaaataaatgatgcaattacataattaatatattgttcaaatttatataattatagttaatagtcatattaaaaaatgttcctttttaatactttcgaataaattaaaataatataatcgaGAAAAGCTTGCGagttgaataaattatattgattaatatcattaaagctatatatatatatatatatacacgcgagtgacagaattttatatgtgatataatttatatgatgaatatatataattttacttaaatattatGCATTAGCATTTTACAGCATTGTTATTATAAGTGATCgttaacaaagaaaaagatatgttctgttttaaatatagtttttGATACTGTTGTGaagtattattttacaatctcaaattcataataaataagatatttattcataatgAAGTAGATGTATGTTTAgtgaaacatatatttaaacaatctagaaattaaaaggtagtataataaattatattcccTACTTTATATGGTATGTAAAAgttatcattttataataaaatattattttaatttatatacaaaacttacattaaaataatctaTATATTGATTGTATTCAATTACACACAAGTcctataaaagaaaagaaaacatgtGTTATggaaatgaataatattgtaaGAAATCAATAGgctgataaaataaatatttacccaGATAATCATCCATCAATGTTCCAATAGCaaactaaaatatatataacatcaGCATTTTAACACacaataaaagatattaagacGAATTatcatatgttataaatacTAACAATTCCTGTTGCATCGACTCTTGTGCCcacaatttttaatcttatttCATCATCTGGTTGAATAATTACATCCTGGAATTtatgaatacaatttttaagttatacttttttatcgTATGCATCTTTTAAATACCTACCTCTTCTTTAGATTTGTAGCATGGTGGATTGATATTCGGACAAAACTGCATATCTGCTGGAATTGACTGCAAAAAGATTTAGTTATTTGCAAAATACAACCAGGATTAtaagatacataaaaataatcttacATGGTGCGATATAAAACATGAAAGTGGCCCTATTTCAGCAAACATTCCAACCTACCAAAAACATAGAgaatatataatcttttaaattatactttcatagaaatttagaACTGCACTTAATGTTTACCTTGTTTACTTGTGTCACTATAGCATCTAATACTTCTCCTTTAAATGGCCTAAATACAATGGCCTTGTATTTAACAGGATACACAACAAAACCTTGTCCTGGCTGTATGATCCCTGCGCCGATATTATCTATCGTTGTTACAGCAACTACGAAACCATATCTGAAATACcaagaattattatacataattacttagaataaatatacgtatactaCTTTAACCCCTTAACCTACGATTTACGTTCGATAATTTTGGGCCGAAAACGTAAACAAGCTGGAGCAGCCTTCGAACAATTCGCACGACTTGTGCAGTACATAGCCGAATCGCTATTGAAGAATTATAGAGAACGAGGACAATTATTTTCCGGAGATATGCCAGAGAGACTGCACGCGAAGCATTGGGCTCATTTTCCAAAACACATTGGCCCAACAGCATCAAAATTAAGACCGTCAAAACCTTGTAGAGTTTgccaaaaaaataaaaaacgcaGAAAAACAACGTGGGAGTGTAAGAAGTGCAAAGTTCCCTTACATCTACCAGAATGTTTCGAATTGTATCACACCATTgcagattattaattttgtattaccgatttttgtataaataaactttttgtaGTATTTGCATCTACCACAATTATTGCACCAGGTTGTAATTACTTATCAAATATtccacaaatatttataactattatttataacaaatatttataacgggCTATGCCCGTAGTTGTAGGTTAAGAGGTTAGGTTAGTTTAACTAATCATAGTTTTAAACTTACTTTCCTGTACAGGTGCCTTCTACTTCAGTATACAGTTTTTGTTTCACTGTATCTAATAATTGAGGTCCAAAGTATCTAgggtgtaataaaatttcgtgtTCTAACGATATCTGTAAAAATGAgtaatcaaaataaattattcgcacaatattttattttaacaaacattttaaaattaatatttattcagtttttatgatttttaagttatatccccgagtatttttatatgtattttatattttatattaaaacaactTACATGATAAAACATGTTTATATCAGATCCTCCAAATGTTTGTATACGCAATATAATGGCTATTCACACAATGTGCATAATTCCTTCAAACATAACCTCACATTTCGTATGTTTCGCGCAAACGCCGTCAAATGTAGTTTTATAGTTATGAATTAACAGTTTCGAATCTTTCAACTTTAATGTGTATACCGGACAATTATTTTGGTAAAATTAGATAGAAGTATGTAGTTtgtaagagaaaaaagataacattgatatttaatgcagaaaataatttattctcaagcattttatagataaataCGATTCTCAAAGAAGCAAAATctctgatataaaatatagcacTAATTTATCTAATATTCGTTTCGCAAGCTTTCATactaatttacaatttacataagaaaataaaactattgATTATCATCATctacaaaatttgattttcgtttaatttctaaaGCTAATTTATATCCAAGTTCTGGTCGGCGATCTTTTCCTTCGACCATTGCTTTCACTTGACTTGAATTTACAATTACGCCATTATCAGCTATAACAGTAGCTTTAGTTTTTTCAATGTCAACAAGGTCTACTCCTCGGCTACAGTCATCGATGAGAATAGTCCGATAACCGTTTGTAAGTGCATCTACTGCAGTAGCCCCGACGCAGACATCATAGGCTAATCCGcagatatatatatctgtCGCGCCCTTTTCTTGTAATTGTGAAGATAGACTTGTTTccatcatttttttattatcccAAAAAACGGAATATGAGTCTACTTCTGGATTCGTTCCTTTGTATATCTTAATTGCATTGTCCACAATTTTCAGATCTTTATGAAGTTCAGCACCCCAAGAGTCTTGAATGCAATGACGCGGCCAAAGTCGTTGCTTTAACAATGGCGGACCTCTGAATGTTATAGTATCATAAACTTGTGCTGCTTCTTTTGAGATTCCGCTACTAGGGTCAACATCTctgtaaaaaagataaaatattcaatttataaattacgttagaaacataaatctattaatttaaaatcaaaatcgATCTAGATTAATTACCTTAGATgtaaattatcaataaaaGATACGTGATCCATAGGGTGCCAATCAAGAGAATAAAACACTGCATCGAATTGTACAATCTCTAATAAACGATTAATTGGTTCAATTACTTCTGAACCATCATGCTGGGCAGCACATTGCTTAATATTTAGAGAACCTGTTATGAAATCGTTTTGTACATCCACAATTAAAAAGGCGCTCTTTGGACGAGTGCATGTCTTAATCCATCGATTCCAGCATATCTAAGATCATAAACTAAATGACTTGATAATCATTtcaacaatataatatttacaaacgtataaataCCTCAAATTCTTCTCTGTCAATTTTTCCATCTCCGTTCAAGTCAAATATAGAATACATTTCCTTCAATTGATTTTCATCGACGTTATAAATTTTCCCACgatcattacgaaataatgcACGACAAATGAATTCAAATTCCGTAATCGACAAATATCCATCTCCATCTTTATCAAATGCAGTAAAACATGCATCCATGTTCCTTTGATGTGACTTCTTGCATCTATGTCATTTGTTTAATCAATAACCGCATTAGCAATATACGAttgcattatatattatttttcaagtcTCTTTAGGGTTGCAGTAAGTTATAAAACTGTTGTAATATACGTGTAATACATGCActtcattttaattacactACAGtgtgttttttatatatttgcattaCTATTAGTATACTaataatatagcattattATCAACatcaaatatcatttaatagtgcctaataccacataatttgatataaggaaataaaataaataaagtttaaccttttaaattttcttattgctttattttgcataaaaaatttacgataaagtatacatttttttttcatttgtctaTGTACTTATCTGTACAAGATtggaacaaaatattattgttgtgTTAGTCTTTGATGAGTTAGTAGCGACACATCAATTACCACCTCTGGTTCCAGCAATTCgtttactttatatttcataGATTCTTCATAAGCGTATGTAACAGATGTATCTGTAAGTTGGATATTACATTGCGCTaagattaaaatacaattacgtaatcgtGCACAAACTTCGCGGTTCGCTTGAGGAATCCTTGACAAATCCTGCGTGAAACCACCTTCCGATCTATCAGTATCTTTCTTACTAGCTCCAATCCATATGTAACCATTATTTCCTAATATTAGACTTGCACCATTCGctaaattatgaaaatgggttttctttctttttataagagCTGGTGATACTTTCAACATTATACCCTGAGACAATTTACCATACTTTAAGACCCTAGTGTGCAATGAGAGTGAACCGTCTACAAAAGTACTTTGTACTTCTGCACAAATTAAATCTCCTTCCTGGAGATACCTTCTCATAGTTTGTTCGTCTTCTGCAGATCTTCTCCtctacaaattatatataagacAGCATTGCCTTGAAActtataaacaatttaacgTACGTAAACTATatgagaaattatattattatatcgtacCAGTTCACCACCAGGTAAATTAACACTAGACAGCAATAATACAGAATCAAGTTTGGAATTTGTGTCAACTTTCCATCGCTTCTGTTGTACCTCGGTTATACGACCAACAACTACATCTCCTATTTCACCCTGATAACGTGCTTTCAAAGGTCTTATCGAAATAagtttatttactttttctaaAACGCCAGCTACAGATGCGCGTAATGTGTTTTCATCATCCACGTATGTCCCATGCCctctaacaaaattaatatggcaaatgaatctttttctttccttcttacattaataaaatgtaaagtaTTTACCTTAAAAAGTCAGGCTGACTAGAAATCTCCTCTCCTGGTGTGTATATTCGAGGTTGTATGTCTtcattctttattatatttaaatcgaCTCTATTTACTGCCAAACGTACATTAATAGGTGGATATTCTTCCATCATAGATGTCAGTAATCGTTTTTATACTGTACatatatgataattaatatctgCATAAGTATGTTGTGtcttatttagtattacgttgtaacagTAATATTTGAGGTTATGTGAAATACGATGAAAGATACGAAGTACACATGCATAATATTGTCAAAAGTTACTGTCTGatcaattagaaattaattattataatgattatatatgtccaaataacaaataataaagcaACAATAAAACAAcgagagaatttattaaatttgcaataaattggtattcattatttttagcagtttttattattttagcaGTGAATAAAGGATAATTGTGTATTCAGaagaattttgatttcgtacATAGTaagtaaatatacatatatttaggtgaaataaatgatataaactgataataacaataattacgttttcagtattttataatggaagattttattccaacaagagtatcaaaaataaaacaggACGTCGTGAAGGAATTCGTATCGGTAAATTATGAAAGACCAAAGAAAAGGGTAAAAACTATTGAAAGCAAAGAAAACAATGACGtagaaaattctaaattcaaCGTAACAAAAAACGAGCggaatgaaaatgataaaaaaagaaaacaggaaCTAGAAATGAAACGTGTCAGATACGAGGTTATGAAGTTCGGTATGTCTGgttttaaagagaaaaaagcaaaagaagCTGAAGTAGCACTCGCTATAAGTTTAGGAGCAAAACCTCCCAAAAGGAAGGCTattaattataagatattacaacgtgaaagaaaaattcagaagAAAACACGGCGAGATGACGTGACACATGCATCAGGTCTTAAAAAAAGTCTAtcaaatcataaaaataaaaaagcgcGGTCGAAGCGCGGTTCTGATGGTATACTGAATGTTTATGGAAAAGTAAGTAAGAAAACATTGggtaaaaatcaaaaataaaattttaaccatgaacatttaaaatacttttagtTGCTCTGTTCAATAGTTACAACGTTAACTAATTGTCTAACAATAATGTGTTTCATgtactgtatattatatatgagtaacaagtaataaaataatatttttatatatttgtgaaTTCATTCGGGCCAGCCTTAAGCTTCGATAAGAGGTTACATATCTTTAtctattcatatttaaaatagacaTTCGTATCGTGTTCGCTATGCCACAGTGGAATGATTTGGCATTTAAAAAATCACACTTCTGCATCTGATCGAAATCAATCAAACGCTGCGGCCGTTGGTGCGACTTCGAGCAACATCTGAAGAAAGGCATTCACACCTTCTGCAAACAGAATAAACAATGCAAACGAGTTTCTTCTTTATCTAGcgttaatttattcaattaactTTCTCGAATGGTCTTACCCATAAATTTGGGCACGTATCCGTATTTAACAAACGGGAGGTAGACAAGCATGCCCGCTAATATGAACCCAGCCGCATACAGGTATTCAATTTGAGGGTTATCAA
Coding sequences within:
- the LOC132905226 gene encoding DNA-directed RNA polymerase II subunit RPB7 isoform X2, which translates into the protein MFYHISLEHEILLHPRYFGPQLLDTVKQKLYTEVEGTCTGKYGFVVAVTTIDNIGAGIIQPGQGFVVYPVKYKAIVFRPFKGEVLDAIVTQVNKVGMFAEIGPLSCFISHHSIPADMQFCPNINPPCYKSKEEDVIIQPDDEIRLKIVGTRVDATGIFAIGTLMDDYLGLVCN
- the LOC132905228 gene encoding uncharacterized protein C1orf131 homolog, which encodes MEDFIPTRVSKIKQDVVKEFVSVNYERPKKRVKTIESKENNDVENSKFNVTKNERNENDKKRKQELEMKRVRYEVMKFGMSGFKEKKAKEAEVALAISLGAKPPKRKAINYKILQRERKIQKKTRRDDVTHASGLKKSLSNHKNKKARSKRGSDGILNVYGKVSKKTLGKNQK
- the LOC132905226 gene encoding DNA-directed RNA polymerase II subunit RPB7 isoform X1, whose product is MFYHISLEHEILLHPRYFGPQLLDTVKQKLYTEVEGTCTGKYGFVVAVTTIDNIGAGIIQPGQGFVVYPVKYKAIVFRPFKGEVLDAIVTQVNKVGMFAEIGPLSCFISHHSIPADMQFCPNINPPCYKSKEEDVIIQPDDEIRLKIVGTRVDATGIFAIGTLMDDYLGKYLFYQPIDFLQYYSFP
- the LOC132905232 gene encoding uncharacterized protein LOC132905232 — protein: MMEEYPPINVRLAVNRVDLNIIKNEDIQPRIYTPGEEISSQPDFLRGHGTYVDDENTLRASVAGVLEKVNKLISIRPLKARYQGEIGDVVVGRITEVQQKRWKVDTNSKLDSVLLLSSVNLPGGELRRRSAEDEQTMRRYLQEGDLICAEVQSTFVDGSLSLHTRVLKYGKLSQGIMLKVSPALIKRKKTHFHNLANGASLILGNNGYIWIGASKKDTDRSEGGFTQDLSRIPQANREVCARLRNCILILAQCNIQLTDTSVTYAYEESMKYKVNELLEPESHQRNMDACFTAFDKDGDGYLSITEFEFICRALFRNDRGKIYNVDENQLKEMYSIFDLNGDGKIDREEFEICWNRWIKTCTRPKSAFLIVDVQNDFITGSLNIKQCAAQHDGSEVIEPINRLLEIVQFDAVFYSLDWHPMDHVSFIDNLHLRDVDPSSGISKEAAQVYDTITFRGPPLLKQRLWPRHCIQDSWGAELHKDLKIVDNAIKIYKGTNPEVDSYSVFWDNKKMMETSLSSQLQEKGATDIYICGLAYDVCVGATAVDALTNGYRTILIDDCSRGVDLVDIEKTKATVIADNGVIVNSSQVKAMVEGKDRRPELGYKLALEIKRKSNFVDDDNQ
- the LOC132905219 gene encoding uncharacterized protein LOC132905219, producing MSFYLRPISNKFTSFVNVRKQVTDINYQLLNNIKPSVFLDEFLDTQGSSIINDREKHLNSTVHSLSQNEPAVFNANIESYKNKKYNWTKQRIIKLHKQKQMNTQMKSVINLDLDLILLKNNTQWEKSFLNLRNKSFHLPYTKMVMTKRISDNLLLSSQKDGMLYTATAPNVHSTNEMQASEDRNPIESNLQNVFDILRKDLPLLFVKQLDYGIYTKDIVFVNNIRGTTSVGIQDYFKQVAFLKIIGHLKYAFVKFEVLKMTMHPEDNSIKVRWRIVGMSGTRVFLTFWKIKVWNSKEQTENTPAWYDGFSTFYVNNDGKVFKHVVDKTMPDQNVTEKLKSPIDAKLALFVALSGLDTHFTQFCLRRYTKLLRIK